The genomic interval aaaatgaagattttaaGGTTGCTCCATGCCTCCAAAGTGATTGGATGGCTACAATTTCCTTGCTTGGggattataattgttttattggaaGAAGGTATCACAAAGTATGTGAGAGGGATATGTGTGTATACATCATTTCCTACCTGCAGGGAGGGCGTTACTGACATAGACTATTCAAAGCCTTCAGCCTTCTTGCAACAAAGACTCCAGCTGATCTGACATGGCTTGATTGTGCATCACCTGTAAAATTTGATTAGCAAAGCAGCTTTTAAGCGTAGGGCTTGATCACATTGCATTCCTTTGGGATGTGCATTTAGATAGAAGTGAAAGGTTGGAAATGGGAAGGGACATCCTGTCTCTTTTGTGAGTTTGATCTCCCATTTCCAGATAGGGGAGTTTAACTAAAATTTTCTATAGGAGATTGCTGATATCTTACCCAACacaaaggcatttttttttttcattctatgcAACTAGAAATCACCAGTTGAAAGCAAGCACATTGTAGGAACtgatattattgtttttttttttaagtttcaacAAAGAAAACTCTGCAacatattttctctttctttactGTTTCTTCTGAAGCACATAGTGATGTATTTGATGTGTTATGCACTACATATAAACACACAGAATTGCTATAGATGGTATTTCCTATACCATTCAACATTTTGAAGTTTGATGTCTAAGGTATTTCATTACACGATTTCTGCTGCCTGTGTCTAAAAATGTTCATATGTTTCTAATTCAAGAATTCCAAGTTTGCCTTTTTGCTTTAGACtccaaataaaacattaacgttGTTaagctctcccccccccctcttccaaCACCTCAGAAAGTGTGAACACACACGACTATGATAACATGATCTTTGTGTTTGTACACTCCTTCAGCCCTTGTATGTTATATTATACGAGCTTGCTACCTTTACCATGTAATGTTTATCTCTCTCGAGGCTTTGTTTACAAGGTAGCTATTTGTGTCTGAATCTTGCCCCTTACGATATCTGAATATTTGTTCTCTTACTCAATGTAGTCCTCAATCTATCCCTTTTTCCTATTCAGTTTTACAAGTGTGTTCACATAATATTCATTTCTAATATGTATAGTTATGCTGTCACtatgtttcaatattttgtaaCTGTTAAAATAATCTTAAAATCTTTCATCTCCTATGTTGGAATACAAATATACATTAATTTTGGCCTATGACTGACAGTGTCATACTTTTATCCACGTTTcaccttcttttttatttctttcccccccccccttctcaatttttctctttccttccctGGTATTTGTAACTCAacacttttttacattttttaatttttatttctgtacacccattttcttttctctttgtattctgTTTTATCTCCATGCATTATGTGATGAACAGTCATTGTccatttttcagaataaatgTTTTATACTTCCATTCCTATGGTTGTCCATAGTCCACTCCCACCCTTTTTTATGACAAAGACCCATTTTGATTACCCCCACATAcgtagatttaaaaaaagggggcTCAATTTCCTCCTTACAAAAGTCTTAGATCTGCCATTCTCTTCTTCATTCTCTCATCCCAATATAATTTTATGTCAAATATCCTCTCCCTCAATCTTTAAACTTATCATTTCTGTAGAattaaacctgatttttttaaactctgTTTTAAAATCCTGGTTTTTATCTTTACATTTACCATTTTAGTATGTGACTATCACATCTTTTTGACAAAGTCCATTTTCATATTTGAACCAGTTTTGGGaggttttattttcttttttttttcatatcatataCTTTTTCTCCCTCATACTTATTTCctgtaaaatattttcatcttataCCTAAATTGTCACATaacatcatttattttctttcattatttctcaTCTACAGTTTTCATCTGGTCTGATCTGGAATGCAGCAACTCTTCCCCACCAACACACACAAGTCTTCTGTGCTCTGATTGGACAGCCAGTATCATCCAAGTATCCTGATTGGCCAATAATACCTCTGAGCCTGGAGCATATGCATACCAGAGCAATATCCAGCCTACAATTTCACTGCCAATAAATCCCGCCCTGCAATCAAATCTCCCCTTTCTGCTCAGATTCTCTTGACACTTTTAGGaaaaataagaaggaaatgGCCCAGCTGTCCGTTTAGCCCCAATGCAAGGAGTCTGAAATGCGATCCTACCCTTGAGATAGGGATTGGCAAATGTCGCGTGGCCACCACGCTGGAGTATGAGTCGCTCAAAACATGAAGCAGCCAAAAGTTTCATTCAACTTGTAAAGGTCACAGGCTTGCAGCAACTGCGTGGATGAGGCTTGGATAAGACAGACGGCACGTTTTTGATCCTGGAAGAGTGTTACGCACAGAAAATATGCCCCTATTGATGAGGAGGTCGGGTAATGTGAGTCGACTTTGCAGGATTGATTGAATATAGCATCAGCAGCGACGAGAGGTGGATGCGTTCAGAGCTCTTCGTCATTGCTGCAAGCCATCTAGATAATCTTGTTAAAGATATTAATAAATTGAAAAGATAGaagtaaaagcagaaaaaagtattgaaaatCTTTTGTGGAATTTCATTACCTACTTTCTGCATTTAACCTGGAGCCCTGAATTTGAGATGCAGACTTCATGAAGGATTGTGATGCCTCTAggagaaatttcaaaatttgatgttatTTTAGTTATGGAAATTCTGATAAAGTGAAAGGAAGATTGTGCCAGAAGATAGCAAGGTAAAGGAGAGTACttgaaatgattattattagGACGATTATCACTACTACAGAGAAAGCCCCTTGAAGACTGTCAATAGAGTAAATGTGATTTTCAACACACCACAGTAACCCCATAGGAGGATTgaaaatttaattaattaatggcTTGGTATCGGAAGCATTTCAACTGAGAGTTAATTAGGTAAAGTAGAAGGATAAACAGAGAGATTGCCAATTTGATGTATAGTCCTCACCTTTTACGAATTATCAGTGTCACAATGGCGCGATCCACAAAAGTACGCACAGTGGTGACTGTATTTGTAACAGCCACCATCACATATATGTTAATGCACTCAAACTGTGGAGATAAGACAGAGAATGTACGAATGGTGCCCGTAGAACCTCATGTCCTCTATGACGATGCAAACAACGAATACACATACCACCGAGAAATGCCTCTTATATTCATCGGCGGGATGCCACGGAGTGGCACGACACTCATGCGTGCAATGTTAGATGCCCACGATGATGTGCGGTGCGGGGAAGAGACCCGTGTTATACCGCGGATACTGAGCATGCGAGCTCAGTGGATACGCTCTTCCAAAGAACATGCGAGACTGCTTGAGGCCGGACTCACAGACAATGTCGTCGACGATGCCATCTCGGCGTTCATGCTTGAAATCATTGCCAAGCACGGGAATCCAGCCCCACGGTTATGCAATAAAGACCCATTTGTCCTCAAATCTATGttataccttcataaagtgtttcCAAATGGGAAGTATCTTCTGATGATACGAGATGGACGAGCCACCGTGCACTCCATCATCTCACGGAAAGTGACGATAACGGGATTCGACATCACAAACTATCGGGATTGCTTGAAGAAGTGGAATCAGGCAGTTGAGAGCATGTATGACCAGTGCATGAGAGTAGGAAAGCAATACTGTCTACCAGTCTACTATGAACAGCTTGTTCTACACCCAAAGGAATGGATGGAGAAGATACTAACGTTCTTGGATCTACCCTGGGATGAGGCAGTCTTGCATCATGAGGAACACATAGGAAAACCTGGTGGAATCTCATTGTCAAGGTAACAGTATACTTTCAATTATTTTCcaagagaggggagggagggggggtgttGGCAGGAGTGCACTTGCAGCATGTCCTGAAGAAAACACAGATTGCTTACTAAAGTAAGTAGAGGGTACTAGGAAGGGATCCTCTTTCTATTGAGAAGGAATTTAGTCCATTCTATGGATTCCAATGATATACATGCCAACTGTTGGGGGAGAGATATATTACTATTTTAATCTTTATgttcatatttctttaaaaatgttatttcagTATTGAAGAGGTAGTATAAGAATGTTCCTATTTCTGGAAATTACACTGACGAGGATCCAATAAggattgttctttcaaattagcgataaATTGCTAAGGGCCCCATGTCTTTAGAAGAATTCAGATAGTAGCAGTTATAACACTAAAAAACATCTTGTTACCATCTGCTTGCATCTTGTTGTCATGGTCATAGGATTGCCTTCATATATAACTAAAGAAAAGATAAAGGGTTGGAAGGGAATGATGTATTGAGGATACTTTTTCAGACCCATTTAGAACATGAAAGCATTATGTTTTTGTGGTAATATGGTGTTTTCATTTTCTCACCAAAGTAAGGAAGGATGCTACATAATGTGGATATGTCATGAACATTATTCACTGTTAATAAGCATTTCATTATCATCCAACTCCTCCTACAATGGACTCCTTTTGAGAATTCATTGGTTACTTGTTGTCTTGTCAAGTTTAAAAGCTTGGAAATAAAACTTGAAAGTTATAGGAATtccatttttaatgtaattgtaGAGGTACCGAACTACCGATTATACATTTAGTGATCATGCCGTTGTCAAAGTAACAAAGTACTAGCCAATTGTTCAAAGAGCATTGACAGATGAAGGGAGGGTGAGAAGTCAGGTTGCTTTATTTCGCTTTTTATTCAGAAAAGCAAGTAGTAAAAACtgtgaaaaagaggaataaaaaaagggaTGGAATTTGTGTGAAGGATATATCttggaggagagacctgcgggtcatagtgattcagttcgcttttcgcctcccaggcacaggtgacgccaaacaaataataataataagaaactGGATAGTCTTCTCATTAAAACAAgacatgacattttttttgtcttgaatTGTACTAAGTGTCATTGAAGGTGCTCATGTGATAAGCTGAAGTACAAAAAATTGCACCAATAGCCCAGCACaagtaaaaaaatgtacattgttaAGCCATCGGGATCGGGGTGCCTTATTTCTGTGACAATAAAAGTGACAGGTTATATTCAGAATACTGGCCCTGTAGGGGGTTTCACAAATACTTCAAGTTGCTCTCAAATTCCATGTTGTGTGAAGAAAGTGACACATCACCACAGTTGCCGTATAGGGAACTTGTATTTTAATAAGATTATGCTTGAAATATTATGGCAAGCCAGAAGTTAATGCAACATTATGAAATTCATAGTTTTTCATGTGATAGGAATGGAATGTAAACTTTTAGGATCACAATCTTTACCAAGAACTAGTAATCTTAAAATGATATCTATCATTTACAAAATCTTACCTCTTAAGATATCATATTCAAgtatttttgtcattattgttattgtattGTTATGCAGCTTTATAacattttctgtttatttttcttaaaggaAAATGCATTTTCCCTCTTGTAAAGTTCATTAGGAGAAGGGAATTGTCCATTCAACTACACTAATATAGATCGGCTTACAAGGCAGTTAGCATTGTGTTGTAAAGTGAGCTTAGGAGGATGTCTTTTGAAGCAAAATTCAATTTACAGCTTGTGTCACGTTTGATCCCGAAGACACTTGACAGACAAATCCATATCGCAATTCAATTATACCAATCGGATTACATCAATGATAGCACACGCTTCAAGAAGATCATGGATTAGAATTGAGTGAGAACCATGCACCCAATGGTTTGTTTAACCATCACGTTTGTAAAATCCAAACATTATTGAATTAATGGCTGCTCTCTGTTCTCTGTCATGAGTATTGTAAAAGGCCAGAAAAGCGTTGCACAACTAGGTGCTGTAgggtgcgcctgtaatccaagctatatGGGGAAGTTagaaattgatgcagaggttcgaggtttgAGCCCCGGTCCacctttcggatggtgacgttaaaggtcattcccagacgtaaataatcataccTGATTGAGACACATCTGACAAAACTCAGTTAAGCACATGCATAcatagaggccgttctcattacgctttctaaaactagtttactggaaaccgattcaggctttgctagcgttcccacttgatcacacgaaagtggttttcaaaatcacttcacgtaaagcgctcttgttgctatggaaacgctctcagtggggtgacatgttttgcgcgaaattcaaaaccgcaccataggcattctacacctgtcgtgtggagtagcacgCTCAAAATGtgggaagatcgcttcccgaagaacggttgtgtcctcacttacgctaaaaccagtttaacgaggcaaagcgatcttgaaaactacatcgcgaggtggttttccaaactggtttggaagattgcttccaagaccgctttgaccgttctcactacgcgttaaactagtttccactaaactagttttaggaacgtagtgagaacagcctcttttACACctaaagcaataaaaaagaactgaatgaaatgtttatcaGCATGAGCATTTCTTTTAATGTGATACTCCTTTCTTGAATTTGTGCATGTGGGTTGGATGTGGATCAGATGCAGCTTGTTACAATTCATGAAAGGTTGAGGACCAAAATGATCCACATTTATCTGAGCGCTGCTTGCAGAAGGACTTGATCCACTCTCTGTCTCATCTTAGGATTCATGAACAGGATTTTCAAATAATGCAGCTCTTCTACGGTCGATCGAAGGCACTCACAGGCACTGCACTGACTTGCCGTGATGATAAGCCACATTATTTCCTTGCTGCAccctaaaaaaataatgtcgactattttttaatcatgaactcTGATCTGCATTCAGTCTGGACTTTTGAGGATGATTgaatgaaaggggtatgagaaTGTTACCcaatcattttgaaaattttggaggctttttataattttgtggGAAGTTGCAATCGTTGCGATCATGTGCAAAATATCTTGTATCCAAATGGTTGCAAACGGTCGCACGACTATCATCCTATTTGCAATTTGGGAAAATAGCTTTTAGGATTAGACTGTAGTGTATTAAGAGATACTTTATTCTTGACAATTGGCTATGAATGTTAATTTAAAGAAAGAGTTTGTATCAAGCATTAGAAAGATGGATTTAGCTAGATCCAAATGTCTGTCGTCTTTCTGTCCGATCTTGAAGAATGTTTTAGAGatgtgaatatttcatatttgcacATTTGTAGCCAGGATTGATAACATATTtcctatgtttttttcattcactGGGCAAATTTTCTTGTATAACATCAAAGGTCAAATAAAGTAAAGTTAAATGTTGGTGATTAGTTTCTTCATTTATTAGTTCACACTTTCTTCCAGGTCTGataagtaggggaaggcggggtaagttgagcataggggcaagttgagccaccgcccccaggccaataatgaattagttagacattatggtggtgtcatgtattgatgacccattacataacccttaaccccaccacattgttttcaactttgaaacaaaaagtacttttttagagggaaaattacaaatttcagccaaaaaagtaaaaaagggtgtgaaatagatatgtgttttttacacacacacttctttacatataataaagcatatgaacaacattgtcagtccaggtatggatcttcattcttgtcacagttttttacatgatggatacataagaaatgtgtggatgcgaaattatcgcattaagttcggactggggtgagttgagccagcaaacatggggcaagttgagccatggtaattcttatggtaatgtaaatgaaaacgcaatcaaaccttaaaaagccatcgatatgcaggcagaaaagagcaaattcacatgacagttcttttacttttagagaatgttagtatttttagagaattagcaagtgaaaagactttaaataaaaaattgacatgcgggttcttcccgcatacattttgtacatagtttttgtggctcaacttaccctcgaaggtggcacaacttaccccacagatggggcaagttgtgccacttgacatcgtttttttcaaaggtcacaacgactttcagtgtgggggtagaaagttgaatataggtgaaaaagatttcccaataatcatatttaaaggcaaggtacttatttctacaatattattagtcatatcaattctatcatgcaaaatgcaaaaagtgtcacaacttaccccgccttcccctaccctTTTAACTCCTAAGTTGCATTGTTTAATGCCCTTTTTTAGTGACATCAGTGTTACTATGGTGTTAGAAGACATTCTGGTCTTTCAGACGTTTTTTACTCTTTTGTGATTGCATTAGTGatacttttttatataaatctgATCTATATGTCGtgcttaaaatatttttgatgatgGTAAGACTTAGGTACGCAAGCACTTCATCTACATTAATGGAATTTATAAAAAGGACTTTGAACATATCAATCATTCTAGTTTTTCCGACAAAATACACTTTCACATGAGGTATCATCTAGAAGGAAAGGGGTTGCATatctaagaaaataaaatttgatgatAATTTTATCAGCCTTTATAGGATACATTCTTACCCGTGATTCTTCTTCAGAATTCTGCCTTTTGGAAGAATATTGAGCGCCTCAGAGAAATCTCTCCCCTCTTCCCCTTGATCAAGAGGTCAGAAGATAATATTTGGAGGAGAGAGCAACTTCGGTTGTAATTTGATTGGACCCAGTTGTTTTCACATAATGTGCAGCCTAAGAGGTGTGATGTGCCATTCACAGAGCAAggctgtaaaaataaaatcagaccAGCAGAGACTGTGCTATTCCTCAGGCAATAGTCTGAATGCAAGGGACTTTAAACTCATCTCTGCTTAGCTGTGCTTGACCgttgtgttggctcagttggtagagcatccgTCTCACAACTGGGAGGATGAGAGTTCAAACCCccgccgcgtcagaccaaaagacataAGAAGATGGGAGATGCTGCTACCCTGTGTGGCGTTCAACATTTaggggatagagcctcgtcgatctggcgctgcaaaGTGGCTGCCGAGCCTACGATTAATTCAGCaaatgaattttcagaatatttctATTCTCAgattaaaatatggattttcattttttttgtcaaatttcaatttcCAGTTCCATGTTGAAAATCTTAATAATGGATCGTAAGagaaacttaagcatacagcaATAATGTGcatctttccccccttttttttttgttgtgttcAAGTGCCCATATTTTATGATtgagaaatagaaataaattggaaaatatgtatttacaaTCATGGGTCTGTTCAAACCATAGTTGCCAGaataactttgtaaaaaaattctcaatCATATATATAGTGTTTCTCTGCCCTGAATGGTTTTATTGGAACCACATGCATTACACTTGACCATTAATTGATCTTTTGTTTTTAAGGTCAAACTCAACAGTGCCAAATTTCACCTCAAATCTCATCAACAGTAATTTGCATGAGCGCTCTTGCAGATGAGACATTACAATACACATTAATTAATACACAAACATTAATCAGGGTTCATGCTCAGATGAAAATTTGCATGAACGCAGCTTTGACTATGAGGTTAGAGCCTCGTTTGCATGGGATGTAGTGTGTTTTATCAGCACTCATCCGAATGTTTGCTATCCATTAGAGAGAGTGATGAGAGgaatgacagacagatagaGGTAGGGAGATGcagtaaaaaaagagaaaggagagaaaggtAATGAACTGAAAATATTACCCAAGTTGGTATAGAGAGAGATGAAAGAAGACATGGACATTTTGTATTGATAAAATTAGACAGAGATGAGAGGTGAAAAAGAGCAAAGTGCCCCTTGTTCACATTCTGGAGCCAATTCAGTATGACTATGGATGCTCTAAGTGAATTTTGGAAACAGCGACGTGGTATTCAAGATTGCTCTCCTTTGTGAACCAGTACACCATCGTGTGTCAAGAATGCCGTTTAAAGAAGTGATCTTCACATGGAAATATTTGTATTGCGTTGTGCAGGAAATATGAAATCAgtgaaaccatggacctattacgaatggacattcaacgaatcccctcctttgacacagagaccgtcgccgctaatccttttataaacaaagcgctggcagctgacacccatcaagccggtcgtaaaacatGCTCTCACTGAttgacagcggaaatcaattgtacgctgctcctacccattgcgatgttgttcgttcactttatcaaaagcaacgcacagcagcgaacgttagcgctatgaaaatgatagcagaaacaagaaaacaggcgtgcataaacgtattttttacgtacatcgctaacaaccggaaatgaaatgcattgacatcaccttgcagatccgtatatctacggcaaaaaagcagttgaaattcgacgaaaaaatctgcggaaaaacgttaaaatctcagctttttcggacagtatcgatgtcgatagtagcgcttaccttcggtcagaagttgattttcatttgggcataaaattccacaggattgatgaaatttaacgggattttttttgatggacagacgacaatcgcacattatagagagcctaaaataatgtactgaaaaaccggatatgaattgcgcattgcattctaggtaatgtaaggactttccctattggcaatcggggctacaacatgaccgtctttggtcgaaagagggccagtgatcgatcggtgacgatcatcgggcgaaaggagcttgtgtaaacaatcacCCCGGGCGGTCGTtgtaaaaaccgcgtaaagagaaagttaagggttagacagcaattttgacagctggaaacaggtggtggtcataaaatgctctcgttgaatgtccattcgtaataggtccatggtgaaaCAAAGGTCTAGTTTAAAAGTTACGCATCAACCTTTGATCCCCACTGGTGCTGAGAATGTTCCCTTAGCAACAAGATTAATTAAGCTTGCTGTCCAGTTGAAAGTGAACACTAACCAAGTAATTTCCTGAACTGGTTCGGTGCATTTGTTCAGTGAAAACTGGTTCCCACAGAACCAATTCAGAGAGAGCTGGTTTCATAGTGACTGTGAACGAGGTCTCATACAGagaaaggagagggagagatagagagggaatTGGAAAGAGAAAGATAGCAAAGACATATGGAGGCTTAGACAGACATAAATTGGGGAATATGAAGAGGTGTGAGTAAATCATATCATCCATGTGAGGACTGATATGCACGATTCGATGGAATGGCGTTGAATGAGACTGAAAGTCTGAAACCCCATACTAGATATGTTATGACAAACGAGGATCATCCTTACCATTCATCAAAGCATCACTGATGAAACCTCATCTTGGTTGCCTTACATCAATGCTTGATGTTTACAATGTCAACAATGAGACTTCcaagaaggaagaaaataatgtattgaattttaaaaaacaaGAGATGCCAAGTCAGCTCACTGCCTTCCTTCTGCAGTTCATAGTACAATACAGAAAATAAGCAGCAAAGATATACTACTATTTTAGTTTTGGAGACGTTAATACTTTTCCTTACGTATTTGCAAATTAAAATAGGCATATTTATCATAGAAAAGCTTGTGTTTATTGGGTCACAACTAAGAAGTTTGAAATGAGATTTGAATAAATCCTAGAGAGGCAGGCAATGCATTTCAGTCAAATATCTAATCATATTGAAGACTACTGACAGGACAAATCATCAATCCACTCTCAATTTCAATCCCTTCTGGTTTATTTTTAGACGTGTTTGACAATGTTCTTGGGGGTGATGAGAATTGAGGCCTGGTAATTTCGCAAATTGGGCCTGGTGTCGGCAGTCTTAAGCATTATCCCCTGTGGAAACGTGAATGTTCGGTTGTCTCATTGCTCTTTGCCTTTGTTTTGACATTTGATGAGTGGTTTTTGACAACCAGAACTCAATGTGTTGCTTGGATgtgaactaaaaaaaatatgtacatgacTAGATGAATGGTTTAGGATATATACTTTAACAATTTGTGTCTAAGAATACCATGGAACTGTACTAGTTCCATGCCTTTGGAGATGTTCATATGGATAGGTCAGAATCATTTACTTTTTAAAGGCAGACATGATATCATAAACATCAATAACATTCTATCTAGAAGTCTTTAAGAATTTGAGATCTGACCATCCATATTTTCTTCTACAGTGTAGTTTTGAATGCAACAACTCCACTCAACTCTGTCTTTTGCCATTTTAGCATTATGTAGTCTGCTCCAATtgattctgcccccccccccccctgggcgggggggggggtactcaaattataacatgatacctaTGTGACACGCCAAAGGCCAAAGTCGGGGGCTTAGATCCTCTCCTCCATCATGTCATTTATATCATTGCAATCAACTGATTTGAAATATCAGTTGTTCTGCAGAATTGCCTTTCAAACTCATCATTTTCagcaatatattttcatttttaaagacatttgattttaaaagcGACCAATGATAGATTGAAAACAGGCTCAGTTTGGATTTAATATCTGTGAGAAATATATTTCTATGGTGGAAAGGTGTTGATTAAATACAGCCTTTACCTTAACCCAGTGACTACTACATTCTCCAATTAAGCTTAATTTTTGTTGAGAAATTCATCTGGTTTAACGTAAGGTTCACTGGTATAATGATGAAGGGGAAAAGCAATTATTACAATTgttaaattcaattttcaaaggTGCAATTTTGCATGTAAAAGTGGAGGGGGTGTCGCTTGAGGGTGTACCAGCAATAGTCATGTGAGAACTTGAATTACGGGACAGATGAATGTGATTAGCAGAGAGACCAATGGATTACAATTAGCATGCATTAATATGTGCAGTGTAGACTGTTTCAAGGTAATAAAGTAGTTATTACTGTGTcactcttattttattttgtttctctctacgctttcttgtatcttttctcttcatcccttttatttttttatatttttctctgtAGATGCTTTAAATGCCCCTGTCTGCATCTTTTccttctctcatttttttctccctccCCGTCTTCCATTTTTTATTGTATGTGTATGATTTCCATTAAGAAATGTTTCACATGCCTCCTTTTTTTCATCTTATTCCATTTCCCACTTGGTTCTAAATCTTTTGCCTTTTTTCTAACATCTCTGTTTATATCTTTTATCTCTCATTTGCTACCTTTCTAAGTTTTGCCCTTCCCTTTCTTGCTTTTATTCTATGGTTTAATTGCTCCTTGTTCTTATTATTTCTACCCCTATTAGTTATACATTCCCCTGTCATCTCCCTTACTCTCACCCCCTTacgttctctctctctatttcttt from Lytechinus pictus isolate F3 Inbred chromosome 2, Lp3.0, whole genome shotgun sequence carries:
- the LOC129254805 gene encoding protein-tyrosine sulfotransferase 1-like, with the translated sequence MYSPHLLRIISVTMARSTKVRTVVTVFVTATITYMLMHSNCGDKTENVRMVPVEPHVLYDDANNEYTYHREMPLIFIGGMPRSGTTLMRAMLDAHDDVRCGEETRVIPRILSMRAQWIRSSKEHARLLEAGLTDNVVDDAISAFMLEIIAKHGNPAPRLCNKDPFVLKSMLYLHKVFPNGKYLLMIRDGRATVHSIISRKVTITGFDITNYRDCLKKWNQAVESMYDQCMRVGKQYCLPVYYEQLVLHPKEWMEKILTFLDLPWDEAVLHHEEHIGKPGGISLSR